From Anopheles arabiensis isolate DONGOLA chromosome 3, AaraD3, whole genome shotgun sequence, a single genomic window includes:
- the LOC120903894 gene encoding GTP:AMP phosphotransferase AK3, mitochondrial, with protein sequence MASGKLFRAIIMGAPGSGKGTVSGRIVKAFSLKHISSGDLLRANIEKRTELGLIADKYIREGKLVPDIYITKCILSELEQIRSHSWLLDGFPRTREQADDLWNQERIDSVINLDVPFEVIIERIQSRWVHLPSGRVYNVGFNDPKTPGRDDVTGEPLSQRPDDTPVAVRKRLEVYDACTRPINEYFDKKGVLVTFKGSTTDEIWPHVRKYLEAKIQ encoded by the coding sequence ATGGCCAGTGGAAAGTTGTTTCGTGCCATAATTATGGGAGCCCCCGGATCGGGCAAGGGGACCGTTTCTGGCCGCATCGTGAAAGCGTTCAGCCTGAAGCACATCAGCAGTGGCGATTTGCTTCGAGCAAACATCGAAAAGCGCACGGAACTGGGCCTGATCGCGGACAAGTACATCCGGGAAGGCAAACTGGTGCCGGACATTTACATAACGAAGTGCATCCTGAGCGAGCTCGAACAAATACGCTCCCACTCGTGGCTGTTGGACGGTTTCCCCCGTACGCGCGAACAGGCGGACGATCTGTGGAATCAGGAGCGCATCGATTCGGTAATCAATTTGGACGTGCCATTTGAGGTGATCATCGAACGTATCCAGAGCCGCTGGGTGCATCTGCCTAGCGGCCGGGTGTACAATGTCGGGTTTAACGATCCGAAGACACCGGGCCGGGACGATGTTACCGGCGAGCCGCTAAGCCAACGGCCGGACGATACTCCGGTGGCGGTGCGGAAGCGGCTCGAGGTGTACGATGCGTGCACGCGGCCCATCAACGAGTACTTCGACAAGAAGGGCGTGCTGGTGACGTTTAAGGGTAGCACAACGGACGAAATTTGGCCACATGTGAGGAAATATCTTGAGGCAAAGATACAGTGA
- the LOC120903142 gene encoding lanC-like protein 3 homolog yields MGTRYFANPFPDYGGGPIQRCDDHIKGLIQSYVNLIVENTKPDRNTDQRGDLYVGDAGIAYMFLKLHDAGIFGQEALQYAKQYIVNAKALAARYAARPEERCSFLCGNAGVYAVSAAIAHRHNAKQEMDEDLRCFATGIEVCKRLDFNKNGSDEILFGRAGYLSGMYWLHQTIERKLFSQEILTVICATVLESGKRHRTGLLPLYYQCYGDDYLGAAHGTSAIMHMLLESPLQQNLSSVEMSLVKNTVDGLLGLQDSEGNFPTTLQDCVRRTRSESLVHWCHGAAGVVYLMAKAYLVFQEQRYLQSCIRSADLVWRKGLLRKGPGICHGVAGSGYVFLLLYRLTSDPKYLHRALKFMEFLTHEEFIRNARNPDCPFSLYEGYAGTVCYLIDLLRPEKAAFPFMDVFEKKF; encoded by the exons ATGGGCACGCGATACTTTGCCAATCCGTTTCCGGATTACGGCGGTGGGCCGATACAGCGATGCGATGACCACATCAAGGGACTGATCCAGTCGTACGTGAATCTGATCGTGGAAAATACCAAACCGGACCGTAACACCGACCAGCGTGGTGATTTGTACGTGGGCGATGCAG GTATCGCGTACATGTTCTTGAAGCTGCACGATGCGGGCATATTCGGGCAGGAAGCGTTACAGTACGCGAAGCAGTACATAGTGAATGCCAAAGCACTGGCCGCACGGTACGCGGCCCGACCCGAGGAACGCTGCTCCTTCCTGTGCGGCAATGCGGGCGTGTACGCGGTGTCGGCCGCAATCGCCCACCGGCACAATGCGAAGCAGGAGATGGACGAGGACCTGCGCTGCTTCGCGACCGGCATCGAGGTGTGCAAGCGGCTCGACTTCAACAAGAACGGCAGCGACGAGATACTGTTCGGCCGGGCCGGCTACCTGTCCGGCATGTACTGGCTGCACCAGACGATCGAGCGGAAGCTCTTTTCGCAGGAAATTCTAACCGTCATCTGTGCCACCGTGCTGGAGAGCGGCAAGCGGCACCGCACCGGACTTCTACCTCTTTACTATCAGTGCTACGGGGACGATTACCTGGGCGCGGCGCACGGTACGTCGGCCATCATGCACATGCTGCTGGAGTCGCCGCTGCAGCAGAACCTGAGCAGCGTGGAGATGTCGCTGGTAAAGAACACGGTCGACGGGCTGCTCGGTTTGCAGGACAGCGAGGGCAACTTTCCCACCACGCTGCAGGACTGCGTGAGGCGTACGCGCAGCGAATCGCTCGTGCACTGGTGCCACGGAGCCGCCGGTGTCGTTTATCTGATGGCGAAAGCGTATCTGGTGTTTCAGGAGCAGCGCTACCTGCAGTCCTGCATCCGCAGTGCGGATCTCGTCTGGCGCAAGGGTTTGCTGCGCAAGGGCCCGGGCATCTGTCACGGGGTGGCGGGCAGTGGGTACGTGTTTCTGCTCCTGTACCGGCTCACGTCCGATCCGAAGTATCTGCACCGGGCGCTCAAGTTTATGGAGTTTCTAACGCACGAGGAATTCATCCGCAACGCCCGGAACCCGGACTGCCCGTTCAGCCTGTACGAGGGTTACGCCGGCACCGTGTGCTATCTGATCGATCTTCTGCGCCCGGAAAAGGCCGCCTTTCCATTTATGGACGTGTTTGAAAAGAAATTCTAA